In Nymphalis io chromosome 11, ilAglIoxx1.1, whole genome shotgun sequence, one genomic interval encodes:
- the LOC126772045 gene encoding carboxypeptidase B-like, with protein sequence MDIMVDGNRKMQVEKLLRDRDIEFEVTGTDGSRNKSPTAGYLSPRPKSPKRILDWKDFYPLNVIYNFMDNLEVQYPSSCSVTSIGQSVEGRDIKMLKISNSNAGNSGVWIDGGIHAREWITVSVVTYIADQFARNLDNLPENITNKDWYFLPVVNPDGYHYSHTNERLWRKNRARIGNSIFGVDLNRNFGYYWGRGALDSSSEDPGHLNFRGSEPFSEPESTAIKDFILYSSTRFKIFLTFHAYSEVISFPWCFTADPCADYVNLLEGGTTMSKAIYNVNGRMYKVGNFKDLMYFATGTSIDWSYGTARIPFSYLIELRSRQHKFLLPKEEILDCCKEILHGVKALAEFVDKKKCLNSIA encoded by the exons ATGGACATAATGGTGGATGGAAATCGAAAGATGCAAGTGGAAAAGTTACTTCGTGACCGAGATATAGAATTTGAGGTCACAGGCACTGATGGATCGCGTAATAAAAGCCCTACCGCCGGTTACCTTAGCCCAAGACCAAAGTCACcaa AACGCATTCTTGATTGGAAGGATTTTTATCCCCTAAATGTAATCTACAATTTTATGGACAATTTAGAAGTTCAATATCCTTCATCGTGTTCCGTAACGtctataggtcagtcagtgGAAGGCAGAGATATAAAG atgttaaaaatatctaatagtAATGCTGGAAATTCTGGTGTATGGATAGATGGAGGTATTCATGCACGTGAATGGATTACTGTTTCTGTTGTAACTTATATTGCTGATCAGTTTGCAAGAAATTTAGATAATCTTCctgaaaatataactaataaagaTTG gtattttCTTCCTGTTGTGAATCCTGATGGCTACCATTATTCTCACACTAATGAACGCTTGTGGCGAAAGAACAGAGCTCGCATTGGGAACTCAATTTTTGGTGTTGATCTCAATAGAAATTTTGG ATATTATTGGGGACGAGGTGCGCTAGATAGTTCTTCTGAAGATCCAGGTCACCTTAACTTTAGAGGTTCAGAACCATTTTCAGAACCAGAATCTACTGCAATCAAG GATTTCATTTTATACTCCAGTACCCGTTTTAAGATATTTCTAACATTTCATGCGTACAGTGAGGTTATTAGTTTTCCATGGTGTTTTACGGCTGATCCTTGTGCTGACTATGTCAATCTCCTGGAAGGAGGTACAACGATGTCTAAA gcaatttataatgttaatggtCGTATGTATAAAGTTGGGAACTTTAAGGATTTAATGTATTTTGCAACAGGAACAAGCATTGACTGGAGCTATGGAACTGCGCGTATtcctttttcttatttaatcgAACTAAGGAGCAGACAACACAAGTTTCTATTACCTAAAGAGGAAATTTTAGATTGCTGTAAAGAGATTCTACACGGTGTAAAAGCATTGGCTGAATTTGTAgataaaaagaaatgtttaaatt CGATAGCGTAA
- the LOC126772047 gene encoding carboxypeptidase B-like, whose protein sequence is MNYSQQSISALRIHDLNSDDSIEENEKVAQKTESCTQTGMFRKKKGNYIPSGMIQKYSSKNKKLAPSERPRRRKILLMNWNRFHKLDVIYSFMEELERDFPAICTVYVIGKSVEGRDIKMLKISNSNASNEAVWLDGSIHSREWITTAVVTYLADIIVRNFQNTSSSITNKDWYIVPVLNPDGYVYTHTRDRMWRKNRARYDNEFVGVDLNRNFSFGWGNNGEEGSSELPNNVFYRGPAPFSEPETAAVRDTILSSSTPFKVFLSFHSYYELIIFPWGYKTEPCADYLRLLEGGAIMARVTCPRNL, encoded by the exons ATGAATTATTCTCAGCAAAGTATTAGTGCCCTCCGTATACATGATCTTAACAGTGATGACTCTATAGAAGAAAATGAAAAAGTAGCACAAAAAACAGAAAGTTGTACACAAACAGGAATGTTTCGAAAGAAAAAGG GAAATTACATACCAAGCGGAATGATTCAAAAATActctagtaaaaataaaaaattagctCCATCGGAACGACCACGAAGAAGAAAAA TACTGTTAATGAATTGGAATAGATTTCATAAGCTCGatgttatatattcatttatggAAGAATTAGAAAGGGATTTTCCAGCTATTTGCACAGTATATGTTATTGGTAAATCAGTTGAAGGCAGAGATATCAag ATGTTAAAAATATCGAACAGCAACGCAAGCAATGAAGCAGTATGGTTAGACGGATCCATACATTCACGAGAGTGGATTACAACAGCTGTTGTCACCTATCTTGCCGATATTATTGTCAGAAATTTTCAGAACACCTCATCCTCTATAACTAATAAAGATtg GTATATAGTTCCAGTGTTGAACCCAGACGGCTACGTGTACACACACACGCGGGACCGTATGTGGAGAAAGAATCGAGCGCGATACGATAACGAGTTTGTTGGTGTTGATCTGAACAGAAATTTTAG TTTTGGCTGGGGAAATAATGGGGAAGAAGGATCATCAGAACTGCctaataatgtgttttatagAGGACCAGCACCTTTCTCGGAACCTGAAACAGCTGCTGTCAGG gaTACCATATTGAGTTCGTCAACACCTTTCAAAGTGTTCCTATCATTTCATAGCTACTATGAGCTGATCATATTCCCGTGGGGCTACAAAACAGAGCCCTGCGCTGACTATCTGCGTTTACTTGAAGGTGGCGCGATTATGGCAAGGGTAACATGTCCAC GCAATCTATGA